A window of the Tunturibacter empetritectus genome harbors these coding sequences:
- a CDS encoding alpha/beta hydrolase: MNFDGTMRPLLWLTVGCFCALPGAGCASNSATAATSAHAIADATVTKPPMGFAKTIVLWPNGAPGALGGSEGDIPKMYVYPAPGAGVHSAVIVMPGGGYVHLAIEKEGGEEARWLNAHGVTAFVLEYRLGPRYHFPSPMLDGARAMRYVRSHAAELGVAKDRIGLWGFSAGGHLAGYLAAVNDNGATGAEDPIDRVSDRPDFAIVSYGRFTMDATIPRKTDMEGLLGNHPTKAMLDSISVVKLVTKNTSPCFIFSTTADQQVSPLNATAFYDALKEAGVPVELHIFERGQHGAGMAQGMKGMTELAIYPTLLANWMEMHGWMSQE; encoded by the coding sequence ATGAATTTTGACGGGACGATGAGACCACTTCTTTGGCTGACAGTCGGCTGTTTCTGTGCGCTGCCTGGAGCGGGTTGCGCCTCAAACTCGGCGACGGCAGCTACCTCCGCACACGCCATCGCTGACGCAACCGTGACGAAGCCTCCGATGGGATTTGCAAAGACCATCGTGCTATGGCCGAACGGAGCGCCAGGTGCGTTGGGAGGAAGCGAAGGCGACATTCCAAAGATGTATGTGTACCCAGCGCCGGGTGCCGGAGTACATTCTGCGGTGATCGTGATGCCTGGGGGCGGATATGTTCATCTGGCGATCGAAAAGGAGGGTGGGGAGGAGGCGCGCTGGCTGAATGCGCATGGCGTGACGGCGTTTGTGCTGGAGTACCGGCTGGGACCGCGATACCACTTCCCTTCTCCGATGCTGGATGGCGCACGGGCGATGCGCTATGTGCGCAGCCACGCCGCAGAGCTGGGAGTGGCGAAGGACAGGATCGGGCTGTGGGGCTTCTCCGCTGGCGGTCACCTGGCAGGTTATCTTGCTGCGGTAAACGATAACGGCGCCACGGGCGCGGAGGATCCGATCGATAGGGTGAGCGACCGGCCCGACTTCGCCATTGTTTCCTATGGGCGGTTTACCATGGACGCCACGATCCCCAGGAAGACGGACATGGAGGGACTGCTGGGCAATCATCCGACGAAGGCAATGCTGGACTCGATCTCGGTGGTGAAGCTGGTGACGAAGAATACCTCTCCATGCTTCATCTTCTCGACGACTGCTGATCAGCAGGTGAGTCCACTCAATGCAACAGCGTTTTACGACGCGCTCAAGGAAGCCGGCGTGCCTGTGGAGTTGCACATCTTCGAGCGCGGGCAGCACGGAGCGGGAATGGCGCAAGGGATGAAAGGAATGACCGAGCTAGCCATCTACCCTACTCTGCTCGCGAACTGGATGGAGATGCACGGCTGGATGTCGCAGGAATAG